The following coding sequences lie in one Leishmania donovani BPK282A1 complete genome, chromosome 11 genomic window:
- a CDS encoding anion-transporting ATPase-like protein, with the protein MDPTLTELLHANLEWIFVGGKGGVGKTTTSCALATLFATTPISDAASPGGTRPRRVLLISTDPAHNLSDAFNQRFGPHPTPVKGLEESLAAMEVDPKNFTHGALMSSLTGTKRDGSASSLPEEAAADAAQHTTTFARIGAVLKEAARTMPGIDEISVFAEILHYVRTLSYDLLIFDTAPTGHTLRLLALPQTLNSTFDKLMSLEGLAPMIEAASHLIGSNLGDLGGACGDTAGSCEQATAAPSPSSAAPGAGSAAAASPQSRWCITADEVRSTALHWRQTMEEVQARFNDPNRTSFVCVCIAEFLSVYETERLVQELMKYNIGCDSIVVNQLVLKPSSEPPCRMCSARQKIQAKYLEQIDLLYEDFHVVKMPLLSDEVRGVPALKKFARFLQEPYSPETHGYIDVQEPC; encoded by the coding sequence ATGGACCCGACtctgacggagctgctgcacgccaACCTGGAGTGGATCTTTGTTGGCGGCAAGGGCGGTGTGGGCAAAACAACCACCTCTTGCGCGTTGGCTACCTTGTTTGCCACGACGCCAATCAGCGATGCCGCGTCGCCAGGAGGCACGCGGCCGCGACGGGTGCTGCTGATCTCGACAGATCCTGCACACAACCTCAGTGATGCCTTCAACCAGCGCTTCGGCCCACATCCGACACCGGTGAAAGGGCTGGAGGAATCCTTGGCTGCCATGGAGGTGGATCCGAAGAACTTCACCCACGGTGCGTTGATGAGTTCCCTGACAGGGACGAAGAGGGACGGCAGTGCTTCGTCCCTGCccgaggaagcggcggcagacgccgCCCAGCACACCACAACCTTTGCTCGTATCGGTGCAGTTCtcaaggaggcggcgcgcaccaTGCCCGGCATCGACGAAATCTCTGTGTTTGCAGAAATCCTGCACTACGTCCGCACGCTGTCCTACGACCTGCTCATCTTCGACACCGCGCCGACAGGCCAcacgctgcgcctgctggcATTGCCACAGACGCTGAACAGTACCTTTGACAAGTTAATGAGCCTGGAGGGCTTGGCGCCGATGATAGAGGCGGCTTCGCACCTTATCGGCTCCAACCTCGGAGATCTCGGTGGTGCTTGCGGTGACACCGCGGGCTCCTGCGAGCAAGCAACAgctgcgccttcgccgtcgAGCGCAGCTCCCGGCGCGGgctcggcggctgcggcctcGCCACAAAGCAGGTGGTGCATCACCGCAGACGAAGTCCGATCGACAGCGCTTCACTGGCGTCAGacgatggaggaggtgcaggcCCGCTTCAATGACCCGAACCGCACCAGCTTCGTCTGCGTCTGCATTGCCGAGTTTTTGAGCGTCTACGAAACAGAGCGGCTTGTGCAGGAGCTCATGAAGTATAACATCGGCTGCGACAGCATCGTGGTGAACCAGCTCGTGCTGAAGCCGTCGTCAGAGCCGCCGTGTCGCATGTGCTCGGCTCGACAGAAGATTCAGGCGAAGTACCTTGAGCAGATTGATCTCCTGTACGAGGACTTCCACGTCGTGAagatgccgctgctcagCGACGAGGTGCGCGGCGTCCCGGCACTGAAGAAGTTCGCGCGCTTCTTGCAGGAGCCGTACAGTCCGGAGACACATGGCTACATCGACGTGCAGGAGCCTTGCTAA
- a CDS encoding PUF nine target 1, whose protein sequence is MPPRRCPNRLLVLCASINDVTAWPFWKFLQMKKIRGVTDMALLAFNSDGGSFEARIDGDRYQLKNYAKVRGYQHDMFESFVHRWHDPGRSYFVYGGHGMGDYVELEQNRVSLQAHELADVFGTRVFEAVLFDACFMANLDCAYHLRHNTRYIGACEGYMWEPDTALDYHVFNTHNASAMSRFKDPLHILRVIQADYCSKAPRGDFTIIDTTHIAALRQYVQEHVMQRVYDRATFYSLPQRERLQQIAEASIQASISQFGHPGGDTNVMNGVGSGTGRPRTAPSSPEVLALSAAGRPTRRQRMLQAIQFEHSLYPSEVDDKQLLDLKSYLTDMLREEQQLKAWEAAALGPQRRIAAGRRRLRSDGLQHGGSSGIAAPSSASSSFAVWKAPPSRALFVDRHGRLPAASSTGYSPSINGGPAAANDKQKEATALSPPALAATLTMATAPPPSLSTSYKGSAQEGLDLFHQVVVSHIPPKAASIYATQLGGLSLTVHEYSAMSRPAEPWSVGSKRLLKRRAKQFLKNGELSEVVMESPKASPSVTSAALAATVNKATATAAAVKGASAGKPQHATSAAALPLSPRTRMLFPDQRLSFTSSSNGTNSDSSLPLSLSAPLSTSSTDACNSSMKTVILDPPQRAASCTSLPNSKQRTSAC, encoded by the coding sequence ATgccgccgaggcgctgcCCAAACCGCCTCCTGGTGCTGTGCGCCTCCATCAATGATGTCACAGCATGGCCGTTTTGGAAGTTCTTGCAGATGAAGAAGATTCGCGGCGTGACGGAcatggcgctgctcgccttcaacagcgacggcggcagctttGAGGCTCGCATCGATGGCGACAGGTACCAGCTCAAGAACTACGCCAAGGTGCGCGGCTACCAGCACGACATGTTTGAGAGCTTCGTGCATCGCTGGCACGATCCGGGCCGAAGCTATTTCGTGTATGGCGGGCATGGTATGGGCGACTATGTGGAGCTAGAGCAGAACCGTGTTtcgctgcaggcgcacgaGCTCGCCGACGTCTTCGGCACGCGTGTCTTCGAAGCCGTGCTCTTTGACGCCTGCTTCATGGCGAACCTTGACTGCGCCTATCATCTGCGCCACAACACGCGGTACATCGGTGCCTGTGAGGGGTACATGTGGGAGCCTGACACGGCCCTCGACTACCATGTCTTCAACACCCACAACGCGAGCGCCATGAGCCGCTTCAAAGACCCGCTGCACATCCTCCGCGTTATTCAGGCGGACTACTGCAGCAAGGCGCCGCGTGGCGACTTCACCATCATCGACACCACGCACattgcggcgctgcggcagtaCGTGCAGGAGCATGTCATGCAGCGCGTTTATGACCGGGCGACCTTCTACAGCCTACCGCAGCGAGAGCGACTGCAGCAAATCGCCGAGGCGTCGATTCAGGCGTCCATATCCCAGTTTGGCCACCCCGGCGGTGACACCAACGTGATGAATGGCGTTGGCAGTGGTACTGGCCGCCCGCGCACCGCCCCATCGTCACCCGAGGTGCTTGCGCTTTCCGCCGCCGGTAGaccgacgcggcggcagcgaatGCTGCAGGCGATTCAGTTTGAGCACTCGCTGTACCCGTCGGAGGTAGACGACAAACAGCTGCTCGACCTCAAGTCGTATCTCACGGACATGCTGcgggaggagcagcagctaAAGGCGtgggaggcagcggcgctggggccgcagcgccgcattgcggctggccgccgccgcttgcgAAGTGATGGACTGCAGCATGGTGGCAGCTCCGGAatcgccgccccctcctccgcctcgtcctccttcgccgtctggaaggcgccgccgtcgcgggcGCTGTTTGTTGATCGGCACGGACGGCTGCCTGCTGCCAGCTCTACAGGGTACTCGCCGTCCATCAACGGTGGCCCAGCCGCAGCAAACGACAAGCAAaaagaggcgacggcgctctcTCCTCCAGCCCTTGCGGCCACTCTAACGATGgcaacagcgccgcctccgtctctctccacctcttaCAAGGGCAGCGCGCAGGAGGGGCTAGATCTTTTCCACCAGGTTGTCGTGAGCCACATCCCACCCAAGGCCGCTTCCATCTACGCAACCCAGCTCGGGGGGCTATCCTTAACGGTGCACGAGTACAGTGCCATGTCGCGGCCGGCAGAGCCGTGGTCGGTGGGCTCGAAGAGGTTGCTGAAGCGCCGGGCAAAGCAATTCCTGAAGAACGGCGAACTCTCGGAGGTGGTGATGGAGTCCCCGAAGGCGAGCCCATCCGTCACCAGCGCTGCCCTCGCGGCAACCGTGAACaaggcgacagcgacggccgCGGCAGTGAAGGGTGCTTCTGCAGGAAAACCCCAGCATGCGacttccgccgccgcgctgccgctatCACCCAGAACACGAATGCTCTTCCCGGACCAGCGTCTGAGTTTCACGAGCAGCAGTAATGGCACAAACAGCGACAGCTCCTTGCCGCTCAGCTTGTCCGCACCGCTTTCCACCTCATCCACGGATGCATGCAACAGCAGCATGAAAACAGTAATTCTCGACCCGCCACAGCGGGCTGCCTCCTGTACGTCGTTACCCAACTCCAAACAACGTACAAGCGCCTGCTGA